The Chionomys nivalis chromosome 1, mChiNiv1.1, whole genome shotgun sequence sequence GGCCCAAGGTCTGGGAAGCATTGGGAGGTAGAACATTTTCTCTTAGTAAGCCATGGGAGATGGTGGGAGGGTCAATTTCAGTATTCCACCTTCCATAGACCTGTTAAAAATACCCTAAGGTTTCATCCGATTGTATGTGTGGTCCCTCCAGTGGTGGCTGGGAGTGActatcaacttgacagaatctagtaTCACTTAGGGGGCAAACCTCTGGGCGTGTCTatgaggaagtttctagattgGGATTGCTCACCCCTAAACTGGATACCTGGACGAAAAAGAGAGCTGAGGGCCAgcatcccctccctccctcctttttgtccctctccatctccctccccccGCCCTTCCTGACTGGACATGATGTAATCAACCTGTAACCAACCACTTCAAGAACAGTCTCTATGCTTTCTTACACCAATGAATGCCCTTAGGGCTCTTCCtgacatataataaaatacacttctttgtgttttgttttgtaagtcaGAGTCTCAAACGGTCTGACCTCAACCCCTCCACATAATCAAGGACGGCCTTGaactccacctcctgaatgctgggattatgagcCAACACAGCACACTGCTCAATTTTATGTTTCTGGGAATCAAAGCTGGCCTGTGtacacgctaggcaagtgctttaccaacagagctgcatccccagcccaagAAAAGCTATTTCTGAATGGTCTCCCTGCCCATGCAAGCAAGCTTTTAGGGAAATCGGGGAGCCCTCCTTGCAGTGGCCATGCAGAGCCATGTCTTATCTAGCTGCCTGCACCCGTGTCCCTCTCTGGGTGTGTCTGGATAAGGCCCCCATCTTCCCTCTGCTTCTAGTGCAGAAGCTATGCCTTCAGCCTGGTCCTGACAGACAGCCAGACATGCAGAGGCACAGCAGTGGCCTGAGGAGAGAAGGACCAGCCTGGGCTTGGAGAGTCTGTCCTGGGTCCTGATTCTGCCTCTGGTTCTCCTGTTTCCTTTTGATGCTTTGAGCTTGACTCTTGGATAAAGTATAAAGTAGGGTAACTGACAAAACCTACCTTAGGCTTGTTTTAGCTCTCCATTGGATGGTGTCAGAAGAATTGGAGTGGGCAGATTACAAGTCCATCTCAAAAGTGAGAGACTATCCTGAGCTCTAGGTGCCTCTAGAGGGGCAGGCTTAGTGGTCAGCAAGAGACCTCATCTGAGCAGGGCTAGCCTGGTAACCCAGAGTTTTCTCAGCCAGGCCTTTGCCTTTGTGGTTTCCCTCTGATGTTTCTAAGTCCCCATCTCCATCTGGCccaaagcaacagaaacagagaagtcagtATGGCAGgtttcctcctcccagccttTTGACTTCAGCCTCTCCCCAGCTAAAAACTCAAACCCCCCAGCAAAGCCCCATGGCAACCGTGGGAGAAAGCCTTACCTGAGATGTCCGTGACTTTGATAGCTGTGGCTCGAGGAAACTTCTCCTTGAGAACCTGGGTCACCTTGAGCTCCCCCTCAGTCTGGGAGGCAAACATCCGATGTACACAGTGCAGGAGAGGAAGCTGTGACACACAAAGAGGGGGGCTGTGGGACCATGAGGAGCTGCGACATACAGAGGGGGGCTGTGGGACCGTGAGGTGGTACAGCCATGGCCCCTGCTGCGTGGGGCAGGGAGCGCTGGGCTTGTAGGTGGCATCCAGTCACTCCTCAGTCTCACCACAAGGTCCAGAGCAGGTGATATTCTAGACTTCCAGGGCTGTATCCTGGGTCTCTGtggtatgtttatgtgtatgcagttgcccgtgtgtgcatgtgcactgggggtcagaggacaaataCAGCTGTCATTCTCAGCCACATCACCTTGTATTTGGAGACAGTCTCTTGCTGGCTTGGAGCACAtcaagtagactaggctggcaggCAAGCCCCAGGGAGCCCCCTGTCTCACTTCCCCAGCAGTGGGATTACACGTGTGTGCCCTCACACCTGGCttgtgttttcaaatttttacttcgagttgtctgtgtgtgtgtgtctaagagtTTGGGCACATGAATGTGGCGCTTCAGAGGCTAGATGAGAGTaccagatccctggagctggagttataggcagctgtgagttgACTGACACGGAGGCTGGAAACAGTGGGGTCCTCGGGAAAAGCAGGGAGCCCTCTTACCAACTCACATGggcctggggactgaactcggaCCATCCAAGGCCGAGATAGTCTGCCCCTCCACAGCAGCATCCCAGAGCTGACCCCAAGACAGGCCCTGAAGCAGTGAGTGAGCAAATGAGAGGCTTGGCCGCGGGACGTAGGCCAAGAAGCCTAAGAGATGGCTGGAATGCAGGCCAGATGAAAGCTTGGAGTTCTATGGTCTGTGTGCTGCACGAAGGAACAAAACCAAGGCTATAAGCCTGGGTGCAACTGctcctgagacagaagcagcaacGGTGGCCTAACCGGATGGCACACAGCATGTAAGGTCACTAAGACACAGAGTGGCCCAGAGGAGCCCAGCAGAGGAGCCCAGCATCTTAGCACAGCCATCATCCACAGACTGACAGAATCCCTGATGACCTGCCCTAGATGACAGCCCTGGGAGCAACACAACTCCTCAGCATGGGAAGCAGATTCGATACCATCAGGCACGGGAGGAGAATGATGGAGGAGGTAAAGCTAAAGATGAGTCTGGAAGGGGAGAAAGACTAGACACCGTTGCTTAGGACGTTATTCCAGGAGTCAGAAGGAATGTCACAAGTTCTAGGCTAACCAGGGCTATaatgcaagaccctgtctcaaaaaccaagagagGGTGGGAGATTAACTGCTGTAGGCTGGGCTTCCACTCCAGGCTGCAGGCTAAGGAGGGTGAAGGTCAGAGGCCTGCTCTGTGTGCGATTGCAGGGCGCAGACTCATCCTAGTGCCCAGCACCAACGCCTGGACTCGGGGCCGCAACACCTATAGTTTTCCGCTACAGAAGGCAGCATTTCTTTCCCAGGTTCGCTATACTGTGACGGTTTATGGGACTGTCCCCGATCCACTTGAGCCCGGGTACCCCCCCGCCCAGCACCCCCAGTACGAATCAGAGAGGTCAGGAGAGAATGAATGAGAGCAGGGAAGGGCCCTGGTCCTGCCCCACGTCCCCAACCAGACAACAGCCACCCGAGCTTCCCCGCAGCTCTGCCCGAGCCCCGCCGGCTCACCCCGTGGCTCCCGCGGAGCAGAGGCGCAGTGGACGCCGGGCCCCATGCCGCCATGCCCGGCGACGCAGCCCGCAGCCCGAGGTCACTGTGCAGGCGGAAAGACTCCCCAGCACTCGGTCTGGAACCGCAGCCCTGGGCGAGCCCGCCCCCTGCCGCCCGGAGGCCGCGCCCGCCCCGTGATCGGCACGTCCATCCCAGACCAGCTTCCACGGCTGGGCCCCCTGCTCGCCTCCAGACGCCCACCTCGGCTGTCGGGTGCACAGGACAGGCCTGCCTCCTGACAGCCCAGTCAGTGCCCTGGGGAACTGGTTTCTTTCCAGAAAGGAGTTCTGTGAAATTCTCAAGCAAAAGGGGGTCTTCTCAGGTTTGTGTTTTAGAAAGAGTGCTCTGGTTCCGGGAGGAATCGTAGAGAACAGActgctgcagaggccagatgagCGATGAACCAAACCAGGGGTGGAAGGAGTGGGGATGAGGTGTGGTATGGGTGTTAGATGAGGGGAGAAAGATGGAAATTTGTTTTGGAGTTCCCCAAATTCCAGGGATACcgccctgggattacaggatgGAACCTGTTTTGTGTTCAATGCCAGCCGGGCGAGTTTGGgctatagagaccctgtctcaaaaccaaatagGATGGGAGTGAGGCGactctcacctttaatcccagctctggagagactggggcaggaagatctctgagttcaaggccagccagggctacagaatgagtttgaggccagccagggctagtAGTGAGACCTTGGCTCAAAGCAAAAAACCATCAGAATAGGTAGGCTTAGAAGCGCACACCATGAGGGATAAATAACCACCCGAAAAGCAACGTGTACACTGTCTGA is a genomic window containing:
- the Bola3 gene encoding bolA-like protein 3 isoform X2 yields the protein MAAWGPASTAPLLRGSHGLPLLHCVHRMFASQTEGELKVTQVLKEKFPRATAIKVTDISGTERRDQGDARPSDIYLCPQVLTAPQSRNC
- the Bola3 gene encoding bolA-like protein 3 isoform X1, with the translated sequence MAAWGPASTAPLLRGSHGLPLLHCVHRMFASQTEGELKVTQVLKEKFPRATAIKVTDISGGCGAMYEIKIESEEFKEKKTVQQHQMVNQALKEEIKGMHGLRIFTSVPKC